A genomic stretch from Mesomycoplasma neurolyticum includes:
- a CDS encoding S8 family serine peptidase, which produces MMRNKKFLNMLLQISPFVVTGTLVTVGFTLGKNTTSQKYDYNNLITKNLNDEVSDKNEFKKVIKRTKNFVIPQNDNFKQIEQEINNTFELKLLLNYPVEEKNTINEDVDFFTKENNKTKDELLKKFSYIKSGEISKLSPVIWLFFNTNEEKQKFINEIEKDENFFQIIDLEYTTSADSTNLFSEIKNKDPYEEDWDNYPIKITKNNLNVINFDKIHINSKHPRSQIGIMEVFHIVEIEKNNYKIINNGILDKNISKNIFKDFQIYNNEGTPSSHAGVVAGIAAGRDGVDTEAKVYSAGFISTTDSAWQKQIEWMVIDNGVRVINHSYGAGKHKGNEEYNEQAYFIDYISRKYGVVNVLSAGNGHNKDPKDGNKYIDSHKLSFNSIVVGALQEDSTKNNYKIANYSNRTLENKYNELPKPLVVAPGYFEYKNRNNKDIKRRGTSFAAPLVTGAISVLLKEKSWLNDDWKRVPAIKAILAASSILNPKDKDLNINSNGLSKTYGSGLIDYERMLKAYIPVEVVHFDKNQKEYIMKDDNLFLNNGDKIKIASSWMFNAGILKNEKTKPAFWERSFWWWLNPFNWGKKANNQDEIDNWNKNYNKSDWLKKEKTFQKQNSRFFSDFDLYLEKWNGHSWETVKSVLSVNSNVEVIEYTSNEKAKYRIKVKRYTSPYEEFVDDVMAVTYVKN; this is translated from the coding sequence ATGATGAGAAATAAAAAATTTTTAAATATGCTTTTACAAATATCTCCTTTTGTAGTTACGGGAACTTTAGTAACTGTTGGTTTTACATTGGGCAAAAATACAACATCACAAAAATATGATTATAATAACTTAATAACAAAGAATTTAAATGATGAAGTTAGTGATAAAAATGAATTTAAAAAAGTTATAAAAAGAACAAAAAATTTTGTTATTCCACAAAATGACAATTTCAAACAAATAGAACAAGAAATTAATAACACCTTTGAACTAAAATTATTACTTAATTATCCAGTTGAAGAAAAAAACACAATAAATGAAGATGTTGATTTTTTTACAAAAGAAAATAACAAAACAAAAGATGAATTACTTAAAAAATTTTCATATATAAAAAGTGGTGAAATTAGTAAATTATCACCTGTAATTTGGTTATTTTTTAACACTAATGAAGAAAAACAAAAATTTATTAATGAAATTGAAAAAGATGAAAATTTTTTTCAAATAATTGATTTGGAATACACAACTTCTGCTGATTCAACTAATTTATTTAGTGAAATAAAAAATAAAGATCCTTATGAAGAAGATTGAGATAATTATCCAATTAAAATAACTAAAAATAATTTAAATGTTATAAATTTTGACAAAATTCACATAAATTCAAAACATCCTCGTAGCCAAATAGGGATAATGGAGGTATTCCATATAGTTGAAATAGAAAAAAATAATTATAAAATTATAAATAATGGCATCTTAGATAAAAATATAAGTAAAAATATTTTCAAAGATTTTCAAATCTATAATAATGAAGGAACCCCTAGTAGTCATGCAGGCGTAGTAGCTGGAATAGCAGCAGGGAGAGATGGGGTTGACACAGAAGCAAAAGTTTATTCAGCTGGTTTTATATCTACTACTGATTCAGCTTGACAAAAGCAAATTGAATGAATGGTTATAGACAATGGAGTTAGAGTAATTAACCACAGTTATGGAGCAGGAAAACATAAGGGAAATGAAGAATATAATGAGCAAGCATATTTTATTGATTACATATCTAGAAAATATGGTGTAGTTAATGTTTTGTCTGCTGGCAATGGTCATAATAAAGACCCAAAAGATGGTAATAAATATATTGATAGTCATAAACTATCCTTCAATTCAATTGTTGTTGGTGCTCTTCAAGAAGATAGCACAAAAAATAACTACAAAATTGCTAATTATTCAAATAGAACACTAGAAAATAAATATAATGAGTTACCTAAACCATTAGTTGTTGCACCAGGTTATTTTGAATATAAAAATCGTAATAATAAAGACATTAAACGTAGAGGAACAAGTTTTGCTGCACCACTAGTTACAGGAGCGATAAGTGTTTTATTAAAAGAAAAAAGTTGATTGAATGATGATTGAAAAAGAGTTCCAGCAATAAAAGCAATTTTAGCTGCTTCTTCAATATTAAATCCAAAAGATAAAGATTTAAATATAAATAGTAATGGTTTAAGTAAAACTTATGGTTCAGGATTAATTGATTATGAAAGAATGCTAAAAGCATATATTCCTGTTGAAGTTGTGCATTTTGACAAAAATCAAAAAGAATATATTATGAAAGATGATAATCTATTTTTAAATAATGGTGATAAAATAAAAATAGCTTCTTCTTGAATGTTTAATGCCGGAATTTTAAAAAATGAAAAAACAAAACCTGCTTTTTGAGAAAGATCTTTTTGATGATGATTAAATCCTTTTAATTGAGGAAAAAAAGCTAATAATCAAGATGAAATTGATAATTGAAATAAAAACTACAATAAATCTGATTGATTAAAAAAAGAAAAAACTTTTCAAAAACAAAATTCTCGTTTTTTTAGTGATTTTGACTTATATTTAGAAAAATGAAATGGGCATTCATGAGAAACAGTTAAAAGCGTTTTATCTGTAAATAGCAATGTTGAGGTAATTGAATATACATCAAATGAAAAAGCTAAATATAGGATAAAAGTTAAGCGATATACAAGTCCCTATGAGGAATTTGTTGATGATGTAATGGCGGTCACTTATGTTAAAAATTAA
- a CDS encoding M42 family metallopeptidase, whose amino-acid sequence MINKENIFLRLKEYMEIHGISGHEEEVVKALKKNTENANVEFKRDGLGSLIITKKNHSKGPKILLAAHMDEVGFSVLDINDNGQILVVSVGGVWPLVFIGTKAKIITSTNKEFYGIFGHTSIHILEAEKRTKAPTIKDMYVDFGFKNKEEALEQGIQPGDRIYVYGETLRLFNPDLVAGKAMDNRAGVAVLDFVVNALKDEKLPNVPYFVGTVQEEVGTRGAKVLANSIEVDVAIVIDTGASHDTPNAMKGIPAVNKGVAITIMDFETIMHTKLVNAFFDIAKKHNIPIYKYVAQGGGTDAAELQYGKNGVPTISISIPQRYLHSPIGVASLHDIESCIKLITEFYKVFDQKYLENIKH is encoded by the coding sequence ATGATAAATAAAGAAAATATTTTTTTAAGATTAAAAGAATACATGGAAATCCATGGAATTTCAGGGCATGAAGAAGAAGTTGTTAAAGCCCTTAAAAAAAATACAGAAAATGCTAATGTAGAATTTAAAAGAGATGGACTAGGTTCCTTAATAATAACTAAAAAAAATCATTCAAAAGGTCCAAAGATTTTACTTGCAGCTCATATGGATGAAGTTGGTTTTTCTGTTTTAGATATAAATGATAATGGCCAAATTTTAGTTGTGAGTGTAGGTGGAGTTTGACCTCTTGTTTTCATTGGAACAAAAGCCAAAATAATAACTTCAACAAACAAAGAATTTTATGGAATTTTTGGTCATACTTCTATTCATATTTTAGAAGCTGAAAAAAGAACTAAAGCGCCAACTATTAAAGATATGTATGTAGATTTTGGTTTTAAAAATAAAGAAGAAGCATTAGAACAAGGAATTCAACCTGGTGATAGAATTTATGTTTATGGCGAAACATTGAGATTGTTTAACCCTGATTTAGTAGCTGGAAAAGCTATGGATAATCGCGCAGGTGTTGCTGTTTTAGATTTTGTTGTTAATGCACTAAAAGATGAAAAATTACCTAATGTTCCTTATTTTGTTGGAACAGTGCAAGAAGAAGTTGGAACAAGAGGGGCAAAAGTTTTAGCTAATTCAATTGAAGTGGATGTTGCAATTGTCATCGATACTGGTGCTTCACATGATACACCTAATGCTATGAAAGGAATTCCCGCTGTTAATAAAGGGGTAGCAATCACTATAATGGACTTTGAAACCATTATGCATACAAAATTAGTAAATGCATTTTTTGATATTGCTAAAAAACATAATATTCCAATTTATAAATATGTAGCACAAGGTGGTGGAACTGACGCTGCAGAATTGCAATATGGTAAAAATGGTGTGCCAACTATCTCTATTTCAATTCCACAAAGGTACTTGCATTCACCAATTGGTGTTGCTTCACTTCATGATATTGAATCATGTATAAAACTAATTACTGAATTTTATAAAGTTTTTGATCAAAAATATTTAGAAAATATTAAACATTAA
- a CDS encoding M42 family metallopeptidase, which produces MINKEDIFLRLKEYMEIHGISGHEEEVVKALKKNTENANVEFKRDGLGSLIITKKNHSKGPKILLAAHMDEVGFSVLDINDNGQILVVSVGGVWPLVFIGTKAKIITSTNKEFYGIFGHTSIHILEAEKRTKAPTIKDMYVDFGFKNKEEALEQGIQPGDRIYVYGETLRLFNPDLVAGKAMDNRAGITVLDFVVNALKDEQLPNVPYFVGTVQEEVGTRGAKVLANSIEVDVAIAIDTTASHDTINTIKGTQKLGMGVAIRMMDSSTIMNPKLVEYIYNLAKKKNIAIYKFVAQGGGTDAAELQYGKGGVPTLTISIPQRYLHSPIGVCDLNDIKAIIELLIEFFKIFDNNELKKIVYK; this is translated from the coding sequence ATGATAAATAAAGAAGATATTTTTTTAAGATTAAAAGAATACATGGAAATCCATGGAATTTCAGGGCATGAAGAAGAAGTTGTTAAAGCCCTTAAAAAAAATACAGAAAATGCTAATGTAGAATTTAAAAGAGATGGACTAGGTTCCTTAATAATAACTAAAAAAAATCATTCAAAAGGTCCAAAGATTTTACTTGCAGCTCATATGGATGAAGTTGGTTTTTCTGTATTAGATATAAATGATAATGGCCAAATTTTAGTTGTGAGTGTAGGTGGAGTTTGACCTCTTGTTTTCATAGGAACAAAAGCCAAAATAATAACTTCAACAAACAAAGAATTTTATGGAATTTTTGGTCATACTTCTATTCATATTTTAGAAGCTGAAAAAAGAACTAAAGCGCCAACTATTAAAGATATGTATGTAGATTTTGGTTTTAAAAATAAAGAAGAAGCATTAGAGCAAGGAATTCAACCTGGTGATAGAATTTATGTTTACGGTGAAACATTGAGATTGTTTAATCCTGATTTAGTAGCTGGAAAAGCTATGGATAATCGCGCAGGTATTACTGTTTTAGATTTTGTTGTTAATGCACTAAAAGATGAACAATTACCTAATGTTCCTTATTTTGTTGGAACAGTGCAAGAAGAAGTTGGAACAAGAGGGGCAAAAGTTTTAGCTAATTCAATTGAAGTGGATGTTGCAATTGCGATTGATACAACTGCTTCGCATGATACAATTAATACAATTAAAGGAACACAAAAACTTGGTATGGGTGTTGCAATTAGAATGATGGATTCATCAACAATTATGAACCCTAAATTAGTTGAATATATTTACAATTTAGCAAAGAAAAAAAATATAGCTATTTATAAATTTGTGGCACAAGGTGGTGGAACTGACGCTGCTGAATTACAATATGGTAAAGGTGGTGTCCCTACTTTAACTATTTCAATACCACAAAGATATTTACATTCACCAATTGGTGTTTGTGATTTAAATGATATTAAAGCGATTATTGAATTATTAATTGAATTTTTTAAAATTTTTGATAATAATGAACTAAAAAAAATTGTTTATAAATAA
- the rplS gene encoding 50S ribosomal protein L19: MQNKLISIVEQKQLRNDIPNFKVGDNVRVHVKIKENNKERIQVFEGLVIVRNSTGLREMFTVRKISYNVGIERTFPINSPLIEKIEVVRSNKVRRARLYFMRDRKGKSARLKEIRNKK, from the coding sequence ATGCAAAATAAATTAATATCTATTGTTGAGCAAAAACAATTAAGAAATGATATACCTAATTTTAAAGTAGGTGATAATGTTAGAGTTCACGTAAAAATTAAAGAAAACAACAAAGAAAGAATTCAGGTTTTTGAAGGATTAGTAATTGTTAGAAATAGTACAGGGTTAAGAGAAATGTTTACTGTAAGAAAAATTTCATATAATGTTGGAATTGAAAGAACTTTCCCAATTAACTCTCCTTTAATTGAAAAAATCGAAGTTGTTCGTTCAAACAAAGTTAGAAGAGCAAGACTATATTTCATGAGAGATAGAAAAGGTAAATCTGCTAGATTAAAAGAAATTAGAAATAAAAAATAA
- the trmD gene encoding tRNA (guanosine(37)-N1)-methyltransferase TrmD, which yields MKINFLTLFPRYFEAFKNESIIAKAIEKKIIEINVIDIRDFSQNKHRKVDDEIFGGGHGMLLQIEPIDLALKKTKGFKIALSPQGKVFDQKMAKEFSKLKEITLIAGRYEGFDERIIDYLVDEEISIGDFVLTGGELPAMVVADAIIRLVDGVIKKESHENESFENDLLDYPQYTRPRNYKDLLVPEVLFSGNHKNIDAWKKQKQLEKTKKNRPDLLERKKHAK from the coding sequence ATGAAAATAAATTTTTTAACTCTATTCCCTAGATATTTTGAAGCTTTTAAAAATGAATCTATTATTGCAAAAGCAATTGAAAAAAAGATTATTGAAATTAATGTAATTGATATAAGAGATTTTTCACAAAACAAACATAGAAAAGTGGATGATGAAATCTTTGGTGGTGGTCATGGTATGCTTTTGCAAATTGAACCTATAGATTTAGCACTCAAAAAAACTAAAGGTTTCAAAATAGCTTTAAGTCCACAAGGCAAAGTCTTTGATCAAAAAATGGCTAAAGAATTTTCTAAATTAAAAGAAATTACATTGATTGCTGGAAGATATGAAGGTTTTGATGAAAGAATAATTGATTATTTAGTAGATGAAGAAATATCAATCGGAGATTTTGTGCTTACAGGTGGGGAATTACCTGCAATGGTTGTTGCAGATGCAATTATTAGATTGGTAGATGGTGTTATAAAAAAAGAATCTCATGAAAATGAATCATTTGAAAATGATTTATTAGATTATCCACAATACACTAGACCAAGAAATTACAAAGATTTATTAGTGCCAGAAGTTTTATTTAGTGGGAATCATAAAAATATTGATGCTTGAAAAAAGCAAAAACAATTGGAAAAAACTAAAAAAAATAGACCAGATCTTTTAGAAAGGAAAAAACATGCAAAATAA
- the rpsP gene encoding 30S ribosomal protein S16, which yields MVKIRLKRLGNKFNAFYKIVAADSRAPRDGRFIEILGHYNPHSKELKVNKELVLKWLKQGAIPTTVVRNLLKKEEIFKTFAESK from the coding sequence ATGGTAAAAATTAGATTAAAACGTTTAGGAAATAAATTTAATGCTTTTTATAAAATAGTTGCTGCCGACTCAAGAGCACCAAGAGATGGAAGATTTATTGAAATTTTAGGTCATTACAATCCACATTCAAAAGAATTAAAAGTAAATAAAGAATTAGTATTAAAATGACTTAAACAAGGGGCTATTCCTACAACAGTTGTTAGAAATTTATTAAAAAAAGAAGAAATTTTTAAAACATTTGCTGAGTCAAAATAA
- a CDS encoding MurR/RpiR family transcriptional regulator: MNIKYLNNLTKLTKSEKNLEEWIEENPIVFLKTSLKDVLDILSLNSPSIVTKYVKKIGYKNLKEFKLSIKNKLKESPQKISESFSNPLLYLQSRYYLTINDIYKNIENNFLEKSYFLLKTAKKIYIYKNQEFNFSFSDFENYFKNRNKKIVYFDNYDLLLHNYDYENEIILFIDDFEKDIHFEFINALDKLEIKSIILSKNDFNFSSKFIAYYKLKNNNFKDLHFFQNNLKLSYIFLLDLLISIFEK, from the coding sequence ATGAATATTAAATATTTAAATAATTTAACAAAATTAACAAAAAGTGAAAAAAATTTAGAAGAATGAATTGAAGAAAATCCTATAGTTTTTTTAAAAACAAGTCTAAAAGATGTTTTAGATATTTTATCTTTAAATTCACCTTCAATTGTGACAAAATATGTTAAAAAAATAGGATATAAAAATCTCAAAGAATTTAAATTATCAATTAAAAATAAATTAAAAGAATCACCACAAAAAATAAGTGAATCTTTCAGTAATCCATTGCTTTATTTACAATCTAGGTATTATTTAACAATTAATGATATTTATAAAAATATTGAAAATAATTTTTTAGAAAAAAGTTATTTTTTATTAAAAACTGCTAAAAAAATTTATATTTATAAAAATCAAGAATTCAATTTTTCATTTAGTGATTTTGAAAATTATTTTAAAAATAGAAATAAAAAAATAGTTTATTTTGATAATTATGATTTGTTATTACATAATTATGATTATGAAAATGAAATTATTTTATTTATAGATGATTTTGAAAAAGACATACATTTTGAATTTATAAATGCACTAGATAAATTAGAAATAAAAAGTATTATTTTATCAAAAAATGATTTTAATTTTTCTTCTAAATTTATTGCATATTATAAGTTAAAAAATAATAATTTTAAAGATTTGCACTTTTTTCAAAACAATTTAAAACTATCTTATATATTTTTGTTAGATTTATTAATAAGTATTTTTGAAAAATAA
- a CDS encoding iron-sulfur cluster assembly scaffold protein, whose protein sequence is MTFSKDDKRQIIMDYYLNPRFKKENIDKTNSHYLHSNNCVDEIWINLKIEDNILKNAEFEAIGCAVFLSSTDIFLEIAKNKTIDEIKLIVENYDNLIHKKSENIKKNILEKLLVFEDVKTHLNRLECANMISKIVKIAIDKG, encoded by the coding sequence TTGACTTTCTCTAAGGATGATAAAAGACAAATAATCATGGATTATTATTTAAATCCAAGATTTAAAAAAGAAAATATTGATAAAACTAATTCACATTATCTTCATAGCAATAATTGCGTTGATGAAATATGAATAAATTTAAAAATTGAAGATAATATTTTGAAAAATGCAGAATTCGAAGCTATTGGATGTGCTGTTTTTTTATCATCTACTGATATTTTTTTAGAAATTGCAAAAAATAAAACTATTGATGAAATAAAATTAATTGTTGAAAATTATGATAATTTAATTCATAAAAAATCTGAAAATATAAAGAAAAACATTTTAGAAAAATTGTTAGTTTTTGAAGATGTTAAAACACATTTGAATCGACTTGAATGCGCAAATATGATATCTAAAATTGTTAAAATAGCTATTGATAAGGGATAA